One genomic region from Salvia hispanica cultivar TCC Black 2014 chromosome 2, UniMelb_Shisp_WGS_1.0, whole genome shotgun sequence encodes:
- the LOC125207946 gene encoding uncharacterized protein LOC125207946 isoform X1 encodes MAIAQSNMNPAIHLAATTFRHHHHHRLLQFRHCFVSPRIASFRRLSLVSARVRAFSTNDTQPADVDKLPNKPPICTADELHYVTVSNSPWKLALWRYSPSPQAPPRNHPLLLLSGVGTNAIGYDLSPGSSFARYMCGQGFDTWVLEVRGAGLSTQGSDFKDVEKSAHAISEQMEAAAENLTNATSVQSKTSRATSEQMEATADNTNGAPANHQSTSALSTEKTEISVVNEELNGLATVWDESRLVTELTETFTRLSERLSGFLSESQSKIMSAKFFDQVSDLLEGSFIYDRFSEVRKNLLSLLERRQKSGVAIQIRDLSQKLVDIIDEAQRSVSPPLFDLSERLRTTLQDLENQLDLIVQYDWDFDHYLEEDVPAAMEYIRAQSKPKDGRILAIGHSMGGILLYAMLARYSSEGRDPGLAAVVTLASSLDYTSSKSSLKLLIPLADPAQALNVPVVPLGALLSAAYPLTSSPPYVLSWMNDLISAQDMMHPELLKKLVLNNFCTIPAKLLLQLTTAFKEGGLRNRNSTFFYKDHLPNSEVPVLALAGDRDLICPPEAVYETAKTIPEHLVTYKVFGEPNGPHYAHYDLVGGRLAVEQIYPCIIQFLSRYDSNQ; translated from the exons ATGGCGATCGCCCAATCTAACATGAATCCGGCGATCCACCTAGCAGCCACCACATTccgtcaccaccaccaccaccgcctccTCCAATTCCGCCACTGTTTCGTCTCTCCGAGAATTGCTTCCTTCCGCCGCCTCTCGCTCGTGTCTGCGAGAGTTAGAGCGTTCTCCACCAACGACACTCAGCCGGCCGATGTCGATAAGCTCCCGAACAAACCTCCGATATGCACCGCCGACGAGCTCCATTACGTCACGGTCAGCAACTCGCCCTGGAAGCTCGCGCTCTGGCGCTATAGCCCGTCGCCGCAG GCTCCACCGAGAAATCATCCGCTGCTGCTGTTATCCGGTGTTGGAACAAATGCCATTGGATATGATCTTTCTCCTGGG TCTTCATTTGCCCGATATATGTGTGGCCAAGGATTTGACACCTGGGTACTAGAAGTTCGGGGGGCAGGATTGAGCACCCAAGGGTCGGATTTCAAGGATGTAGAGAAGTCAGCTCATGCAATATCTGAACAAATGGAAGCTGCTGCAGAGAATTTGACTAATGCTACCTCCGTGCAGAGTAAGACTTCTCGTGCAACATCAGAACAGATGGAAGCTACTGCAGATAATACAAATGGTGCTCCTGCCAACCATCAATCAACCTCAGCACTGAGCACGGAAAAAACTGAGATTTCTGTTGTAAATGAAGAACTAAATGGGCTTGCTACAGTATGGGATGAATCGAGACTGGTAACAGAATTGACAGAAACCTTTACACGCTTGTCCGAACGACTTTCTGGCTTTCTTAGTGAAAGTCAATCAAAGATCATGTCAGCGAAATTTTTTGACCAAGTATCAGATCTTTTGGAGGGCTCATTTATATATGACCGTTTTAGTGAAGTAAGGAAGAACCTTTTAAGTTTGCTGGAGAGGAGGCAAAAATCTGGTGTTGCTATCCAGATTAGGGATCTAAGTCAAAAGTTAGTTGATATCATTGATGAAGCTCAGCGTTCAGTTTCGCCTCCACTTTTTGATCTTTCAGAGCGTCTAAGAACAACTTTACAAGATCTCGAGAATCAGTTGGACTTGATTGTCCAATATGACTGGGACTTTGATCATTACCTGGAAGAGGATGTTCCTGCTGCG ATGGAATACATAAGGGCCCAAAGCAAACCAAAGGATGGCCGGATACTTGCTATTGGTCACTCCATGGGGGGAATTTTACTATATGCCATGCTAGCACGATACA GTTCGGAAGGAAGAGATCCTGGATTAGCTGCCGTGGTGACATTGGCCTCATCACTCGACTACACATCATCTAAATCATCTCTCAAACTTCTTATTCCTCTT GCTGATCCTGCTCAGGCTCTGAATGTGCCTGTTGTTCCTCTAGGCGCATTACTATCTGCAGCTTATCCTCTCACGTCCAGTCCGCCTTATGTCTTATCATGGATGAATGACTTGATATCAGCCCAGGACATGATGCACCCTGAGCTGTTAAAGAAGCTCGTTCTCAACAACTTTT GTACTATTCCAGCAAAACTATTATTGCAGTTAACCACTGCTTTTAAAGAAGGAGGGCTCCGTAATAGAAACAGTACATTTTTTTACAAGGATCATCTACCTAACAGCGAGGTTCCTGTATTAGCGCTTGCTGGAGACCGTGACTTGATCTGTCCACCAGAAGCTGTATACG AGACCGCGAAGACCATTCCTGAGCACTTAGTCACCTATAAAGTATTTGGAGAACCTAATGGTCCACATTATGCTCATTACGATCTGGTGGGAGGACGACTG GCTGTGGAACAAATATACCCCTGTATAATCCAATTTCTAAGCCGTTATGACTCGAATCAGTAG
- the LOC125207946 gene encoding uncharacterized protein LOC125207946 isoform X2 — MAIAQSNMNPAIHLAATTFRHHHHHRLLQFRHCFVSPRIASFRRLSLVSARVRAFSTNDTQPADVDKLPNKPPICTADELHYVTVSNSPWKLALWRYSPSPQAPPRNHPLLLLSGVGTNAIGYDLSPGSSFARYMCGQGFDTWVLEVRGAGLSTQGSDFKDVEKSAHAISEQMEAAAENLTNATSVQSKTSRATSEQMEATADNTNGAPANHQSTSALSTEKTEISVVNEELNGLATVWDESRLVTELTETFTRLSERLSGFLSESQSKIMSAKFFDQVSDLLEGSFIYDRFSEVRKNLLSLLERRQKSGVAIQIRDLSQKLVDIIDEAQRSVSPPLFDLSERLRTTLQDLENQLDLIVQYDWDFDHYLEEDVPAAMEYIRAQSKPKDGRILAIGHSMGGILLYAMLARYSSEGRDPGLAAVVTLASSLDYTSSKSSLKLLIPLADPAQALNVPVVPLGALLSAAYPLTSSPPYVLSWMNDLISAQDMMHPELLKKLVLNNFCTIPAKLLLQLTTAFKEGGLRNRNSTFFYKDHLPNSEVPVLALAGDRDLICPPEAVYETAKTIPEHLVTYKVFGEPNGPHYAHYDLVGGRLGT, encoded by the exons ATGGCGATCGCCCAATCTAACATGAATCCGGCGATCCACCTAGCAGCCACCACATTccgtcaccaccaccaccaccgcctccTCCAATTCCGCCACTGTTTCGTCTCTCCGAGAATTGCTTCCTTCCGCCGCCTCTCGCTCGTGTCTGCGAGAGTTAGAGCGTTCTCCACCAACGACACTCAGCCGGCCGATGTCGATAAGCTCCCGAACAAACCTCCGATATGCACCGCCGACGAGCTCCATTACGTCACGGTCAGCAACTCGCCCTGGAAGCTCGCGCTCTGGCGCTATAGCCCGTCGCCGCAG GCTCCACCGAGAAATCATCCGCTGCTGCTGTTATCCGGTGTTGGAACAAATGCCATTGGATATGATCTTTCTCCTGGG TCTTCATTTGCCCGATATATGTGTGGCCAAGGATTTGACACCTGGGTACTAGAAGTTCGGGGGGCAGGATTGAGCACCCAAGGGTCGGATTTCAAGGATGTAGAGAAGTCAGCTCATGCAATATCTGAACAAATGGAAGCTGCTGCAGAGAATTTGACTAATGCTACCTCCGTGCAGAGTAAGACTTCTCGTGCAACATCAGAACAGATGGAAGCTACTGCAGATAATACAAATGGTGCTCCTGCCAACCATCAATCAACCTCAGCACTGAGCACGGAAAAAACTGAGATTTCTGTTGTAAATGAAGAACTAAATGGGCTTGCTACAGTATGGGATGAATCGAGACTGGTAACAGAATTGACAGAAACCTTTACACGCTTGTCCGAACGACTTTCTGGCTTTCTTAGTGAAAGTCAATCAAAGATCATGTCAGCGAAATTTTTTGACCAAGTATCAGATCTTTTGGAGGGCTCATTTATATATGACCGTTTTAGTGAAGTAAGGAAGAACCTTTTAAGTTTGCTGGAGAGGAGGCAAAAATCTGGTGTTGCTATCCAGATTAGGGATCTAAGTCAAAAGTTAGTTGATATCATTGATGAAGCTCAGCGTTCAGTTTCGCCTCCACTTTTTGATCTTTCAGAGCGTCTAAGAACAACTTTACAAGATCTCGAGAATCAGTTGGACTTGATTGTCCAATATGACTGGGACTTTGATCATTACCTGGAAGAGGATGTTCCTGCTGCG ATGGAATACATAAGGGCCCAAAGCAAACCAAAGGATGGCCGGATACTTGCTATTGGTCACTCCATGGGGGGAATTTTACTATATGCCATGCTAGCACGATACA GTTCGGAAGGAAGAGATCCTGGATTAGCTGCCGTGGTGACATTGGCCTCATCACTCGACTACACATCATCTAAATCATCTCTCAAACTTCTTATTCCTCTT GCTGATCCTGCTCAGGCTCTGAATGTGCCTGTTGTTCCTCTAGGCGCATTACTATCTGCAGCTTATCCTCTCACGTCCAGTCCGCCTTATGTCTTATCATGGATGAATGACTTGATATCAGCCCAGGACATGATGCACCCTGAGCTGTTAAAGAAGCTCGTTCTCAACAACTTTT GTACTATTCCAGCAAAACTATTATTGCAGTTAACCACTGCTTTTAAAGAAGGAGGGCTCCGTAATAGAAACAGTACATTTTTTTACAAGGATCATCTACCTAACAGCGAGGTTCCTGTATTAGCGCTTGCTGGAGACCGTGACTTGATCTGTCCACCAGAAGCTGTATACG AGACCGCGAAGACCATTCCTGAGCACTTAGTCACCTATAAAGTATTTGGAGAACCTAATGGTCCACATTATGCTCATTACGATCTGGTGGGAGGACGACTG GGAACATAG
- the LOC125207946 gene encoding uncharacterized protein LOC125207946 isoform X3, protein MAIAQSNMNPAIHLAATTFRHHHHHRLLQFRHCFVSPRIASFRRLSLVSARVRAFSTNDTQPADVDKLPNKPPICTADELHYVTVSNSPWKLALWRYSPSPQAPPRNHPLLLLSGVGTNAIGYDLSPGSKTSRATSEQMEATADNTNGAPANHQSTSALSTEKTEISVVNEELNGLATVWDESRLVTELTETFTRLSERLSGFLSESQSKIMSAKFFDQVSDLLEGSFIYDRFSEVRKNLLSLLERRQKSGVAIQIRDLSQKLVDIIDEAQRSVSPPLFDLSERLRTTLQDLENQLDLIVQYDWDFDHYLEEDVPAAMEYIRAQSKPKDGRILAIGHSMGGILLYAMLARYSSEGRDPGLAAVVTLASSLDYTSSKSSLKLLIPLADPAQALNVPVVPLGALLSAAYPLTSSPPYVLSWMNDLISAQDMMHPELLKKLVLNNFCTIPAKLLLQLTTAFKEGGLRNRNSTFFYKDHLPNSEVPVLALAGDRDLICPPEAVYETAKTIPEHLVTYKVFGEPNGPHYAHYDLVGGRLAVEQIYPCIIQFLSRYDSNQ, encoded by the exons ATGGCGATCGCCCAATCTAACATGAATCCGGCGATCCACCTAGCAGCCACCACATTccgtcaccaccaccaccaccgcctccTCCAATTCCGCCACTGTTTCGTCTCTCCGAGAATTGCTTCCTTCCGCCGCCTCTCGCTCGTGTCTGCGAGAGTTAGAGCGTTCTCCACCAACGACACTCAGCCGGCCGATGTCGATAAGCTCCCGAACAAACCTCCGATATGCACCGCCGACGAGCTCCATTACGTCACGGTCAGCAACTCGCCCTGGAAGCTCGCGCTCTGGCGCTATAGCCCGTCGCCGCAG GCTCCACCGAGAAATCATCCGCTGCTGCTGTTATCCGGTGTTGGAACAAATGCCATTGGATATGATCTTTCTCCTGGG AGTAAGACTTCTCGTGCAACATCAGAACAGATGGAAGCTACTGCAGATAATACAAATGGTGCTCCTGCCAACCATCAATCAACCTCAGCACTGAGCACGGAAAAAACTGAGATTTCTGTTGTAAATGAAGAACTAAATGGGCTTGCTACAGTATGGGATGAATCGAGACTGGTAACAGAATTGACAGAAACCTTTACACGCTTGTCCGAACGACTTTCTGGCTTTCTTAGTGAAAGTCAATCAAAGATCATGTCAGCGAAATTTTTTGACCAAGTATCAGATCTTTTGGAGGGCTCATTTATATATGACCGTTTTAGTGAAGTAAGGAAGAACCTTTTAAGTTTGCTGGAGAGGAGGCAAAAATCTGGTGTTGCTATCCAGATTAGGGATCTAAGTCAAAAGTTAGTTGATATCATTGATGAAGCTCAGCGTTCAGTTTCGCCTCCACTTTTTGATCTTTCAGAGCGTCTAAGAACAACTTTACAAGATCTCGAGAATCAGTTGGACTTGATTGTCCAATATGACTGGGACTTTGATCATTACCTGGAAGAGGATGTTCCTGCTGCG ATGGAATACATAAGGGCCCAAAGCAAACCAAAGGATGGCCGGATACTTGCTATTGGTCACTCCATGGGGGGAATTTTACTATATGCCATGCTAGCACGATACA GTTCGGAAGGAAGAGATCCTGGATTAGCTGCCGTGGTGACATTGGCCTCATCACTCGACTACACATCATCTAAATCATCTCTCAAACTTCTTATTCCTCTT GCTGATCCTGCTCAGGCTCTGAATGTGCCTGTTGTTCCTCTAGGCGCATTACTATCTGCAGCTTATCCTCTCACGTCCAGTCCGCCTTATGTCTTATCATGGATGAATGACTTGATATCAGCCCAGGACATGATGCACCCTGAGCTGTTAAAGAAGCTCGTTCTCAACAACTTTT GTACTATTCCAGCAAAACTATTATTGCAGTTAACCACTGCTTTTAAAGAAGGAGGGCTCCGTAATAGAAACAGTACATTTTTTTACAAGGATCATCTACCTAACAGCGAGGTTCCTGTATTAGCGCTTGCTGGAGACCGTGACTTGATCTGTCCACCAGAAGCTGTATACG AGACCGCGAAGACCATTCCTGAGCACTTAGTCACCTATAAAGTATTTGGAGAACCTAATGGTCCACATTATGCTCATTACGATCTGGTGGGAGGACGACTG GCTGTGGAACAAATATACCCCTGTATAATCCAATTTCTAAGCCGTTATGACTCGAATCAGTAG
- the LOC125207947 gene encoding E3 ubiquitin ligase BIG BROTHER-related-like — MPQVKKEHKRCSEKQQQNSFAATNGAESRIPSKKKVFMFVKLKGLGCKAVETTPAIIRSAAEWEAKGARNQKRKPLHNRRNLDNVVVDLPHVNMCCTPPGIGIASDVAPRAAPHRKHSREARRNDVDVDVDAAAEFPVGIGSRTTYRSSEEIIEMLMNRQALLPGRILRQHDRYQHWRLDVDDMSYEELLNLGDRIGYVGTGLQEAEISNCLKKFKHINKDWECSICQERCKVDDEIGILKCGHHHHMECIKQWLLQKNACPVCKSAALSK, encoded by the exons ATGCCTCAAGTGAAAAAAGAGCACAAAAGATGCAGcgaaaaacaacaacaaaattcgTTTGCAGCAACCAATGGAGCTGAATCAAGAATCCCATCAAAGAAGAAGGTGTTCATGTTTGTCAAGCTTAAAGGACTGGGGTGTAAAGCGGTGGAGACGACGCCGGCGATCATAAGATCAGCGGCTGAGTGGGAGGCTAAGGGTGCAAGAAATCAGAAGAGAAAACCTTTGCATAATCGAAGGAATCTGGataatgttgttgttgatcttCCTCACGTCAACATGTGTTGCACGCCACCAGGAATAGGTATTGCTTCGGATGTTGCACCTCGAGCTGCACCACACAGAAAG cATTCACGAGAAGCAAGAAGAAAtgatgttgatgttgatgttgatgCAGCTGCTGAATTTCCGGTTGGGATAGGGTCACGAACTACTTATCGTTCTTCCGAAGAAATCATAGAG ATGCTGATGAACCGGCAAGCGCTGCTGCCGGGGAGAATACTCCGGCAACACGACCGATATCAACACTGGAGGCTCGACGTGGATGATATGTCGTACGAG GAGCTACTTAATTTGGGAGACAGAATTGGGTACGTAGGCACCGGGTTGCAGGAAGCAGAGATATCCAATTGTCTAAAGAAATTCAAACATATCAACAAAGATTGGGAGTGCAGCATTTGCCAG GAGAGATGCAAGGTAGATGATGAAATAGGAATACTCAAATGTGGCCATCATCATCACATGGAATGCATAAAGCAGTGGCTTCTACAGAAGAATGCATGCCCTGTCTGCAAATCTGCTGCCTTGTCTAAGTAA
- the LOC125203310 gene encoding auxin-responsive protein IAA32-like translates to MDSSYLLNHAALSSYLGKEDSSIIDLGLSLRIVQPDPACYSQHSHENYEMLVEWPKKSEDLQSKENCEEECEGIESKQRWSYVKVNMDGVVVGRKVCLLHNMDYFTLALQLEDMFGKQSMSGLRLFQSDSPFSLFYKDKNEQWRKVGDVPWKEFVEGVKRLRIACKDETTRLSSSSSSSPFFNTL, encoded by the exons ATGGATTCAAGCTACCTTCTAAATCATGCAGCCCTTTCCTCCTATCTTGGAAAAGAAGATTCTAGCATCATCGATTTGGGGCTGAGCTTGCGCATTGTGCAGCCCGATCCTGCTTGCTACTCTCAGCATTCCCATG AGAATTACGAGATGTTGGTGGAGTGGCCGAAAAAGAGTGAGGATTTGCAGTCAAAGGAAAATTGTGAGGAGGAATGTGAAGGGATTGAAAGCAAACAGAGATGGAGTTATGTGAAGGTTAATATGGATGGAGTGGTGGTTGGGAGGAAAGTTTGCCTTCTCCACAACATGGACTATTTTACCCTCGCCCTTCAACTCGAAGACATGTTTG GGAAACAATCCATGTCTGGATTGAGGCTGTTTCAATCAGACTCGCCGTTTTCGTTGTTTTATAAGGATAAAAATGAGCAGTGGAGGAAGGTTGGAGATGTTCCATGGAA GGAGTTCGTGGAGGGGGTGAAGAGGCTGAGAATTGCATGCAAGGATGAAACAACTCgcctttcttcttcttcatcttcatctccaTTCTTCAACACTCTCTGA